From Lolium perenne isolate Kyuss_39 chromosome 5, Kyuss_2.0, whole genome shotgun sequence, a single genomic window includes:
- the LOC127299989 gene encoding ABSCISIC ACID-INSENSITIVE 5-like protein 2 translates to MSSHGGGTAVTGKRQHKAHIQTLAREGSLYNLTLSEVEGHLGAPLFSMNLDDLLRSVLPDDMNLPLPNGVGNSGSQSASASGLERQGSSITVPRELSKKTVDEVWRDIQQDQESSDEERSSGCEAQISLGEITLEDFLHRAGIVTGQYQKDADKLVGPARTGEGAHLMTRVQDFPQGTSAIDAYIARQSIAQPLSVAIPSTMDAIYPDSQMSISPSLELSDLQTPSRKRMSSGDVVYKVVDRRQKRMIKNRESAARSRARKQAYTSELEGKVACLEEENARLKREKELDMLLKSAAPPPEPKTQLRRTRSTSF, encoded by the exons ATGAGCTCCCATGGCGGTGGCACCGCCGTCACGGGCAAGAGGCAACACAAGGCCCACATTCAGACACTAGCCAGAGAAGGCTCTCTCTACAACCTCACCCTCAGTGAGGTAGAGGGCCACCTCGGTGCACCACTGTTTAGTATGAACCTTGATGACCTTTTGAGGAGTGTGCTTCCAGATGACATGAACCTTCCATTACCAAATGGTGTTGGGAATTCTGGCAGTCAGAGTGCATCAGCTTCTGGTCTGGAGCGTCAGGGCAGCAGTATTACTGTGCCCCGGGAATTGAGCAAGAAGACAGTGGACGAAGTCTGGAGAGACATCCAGCAGGATCAGGAGAGTAGTGACGAGGAAAGGAGTTCAGGTTGTGAGGCACAGATATCGCTTGGGGAGATCACACTTGAGGACTTCTTGCACAGGGCTGGCATTGTTACCGGGCAGTATCAGAAGGATGCTGATAAGTTAGTTGGTCCTGCAAGAACTGGAGAAGGTGCTCATTTGATGACTAGAGTGCAGGATTTCCCACAGGGCACCAGCGCAATTGATGCATACATTGCACGTCAGTCGATTGCGCAGCCACTGAGTGTTGCAATCCCTTCAACAATGGATGCCATCTACCCAGATAGTCAAATGAGTATCTCACCATCACTAGAACTTTCTGATCTTCAAACTCCTAGTCGTAAGCGAATGTCTTCGGGCGATGTGGTATACAAGGTCGTTGACAGGAGGCAAAAGAGGATGATCAAGAACCGAGAATCGGCAGCACGTTCAAGAGCTAGGAAACAG GCCTACACAAGTGAGCTTGAAGGCAAGGTGGCTTGTCTGGAAGAGGAGAACGCGAGGCTGAAAAGGGAGAAG GAGTTGGACATGCTATTGAAGTCTGCTGCACCCCCTCCAGAACCAAAAACACAACTTCGGAGAACAAGATCAACTTCCTTCTAA